The Nitrosopumilus cobalaminigenes genome contains a region encoding:
- a CDS encoding pyruvoyl-dependent arginine decarboxylase encodes MLDLVAKNLFLTKGKGVHEDRLTSFEYALRDAGIAGTNLVLISSIFPPKAKLISRKEGLKKISPGQILFTIYSKNQTNEPHRVCSASVGLAQPKDTTRYGYLSEYEAFGQNEIQAGDYAEDIAAQMLASSLGIPFDADKAWNEKRQQWSISGEIYNTHNITQATKGDKDGKWTTVFAAAVLLL; translated from the coding sequence ATGTTAGATTTAGTTGCAAAAAATTTGTTTCTTACCAAAGGAAAGGGCGTTCACGAAGATAGATTGACTAGTTTTGAATATGCTCTTAGAGATGCTGGTATTGCAGGTACTAATCTTGTATTGATTTCAAGTATATTCCCACCTAAAGCAAAATTAATTTCTAGAAAAGAAGGACTGAAAAAAATTTCTCCTGGACAAATTCTATTTACAATTTATTCAAAAAATCAAACAAATGAACCTCATAGAGTTTGTTCTGCATCTGTAGGTCTTGCTCAACCAAAGGATACTACACGATATGGGTATCTTTCTGAATATGAGGCCTTTGGACAAAATGAAATTCAAGCTGGTGATTATGCTGAGGATATTGCAGCACAAATGCTTGCATCATCTTTAGGAATTCCTTTTGATGCTGATAAAGCATGGAATGAAAAAAGACAACAATGGTCAATTTCAGGAGAAATTTACAACACTCATAACATTACTCAAGCTACAAAAGGCGATAAAGATGGAAAATGGACTACTGTCTTTGCTGCTGCAGTTTTGTTATTGTAA
- a CDS encoding M3 family oligoendopeptidase has product MSSYQLGKWDLSELAKNPKSPAFQKQIQELEQLAKKFEKIKSKLNPKMSSKQFMNILKQVEEISEKMSKIGGYASLSYSSDTQSDEATSLMTTMSKLGSEISNKILFFDLWWKTQVDDKNAKRLMKDAGEITEYLSHKRLFAKYALSEPEERIINTLDVTGISALVKLYDKITNSFEYKMKVGNKSKIMTREELTNYVRSTNPKIRETAYKTILSKYSENKGVVGEIYQNIVLNWKDEGIEIRGYKSPISMSNIGNDVDDKTIDSLLSVCKKNSPVFQKFFAQKAKMLKMKKLRRYDLYAPSAANIKEKNYSYDKSVKLVFESLGKFSSTLEGYARKVFDENHIDSGIRQGKRDGAFCSTLTPKITPYVLVNFTGKSRDVFTLAHELGHAVHSQAAQDRSILVQDAPLPLAETASTFSELLLYDNLSNKISDDEKKTMLSEKIDDLYATILRQSFFTIFEVDVHKQIGDGTTIDKISKTYLNNLKMQFGNSVSLTDDFAIEWSCIPHFYHTPFYCYAYSFGNLLALSLFQRYKKEGKDFVPAYISILAAGGSKKPEKLLAEYGFDITSPKFWQEGFDYVKNQVKTLSSLN; this is encoded by the coding sequence ATGTCATCATATCAATTAGGTAAATGGGATCTATCAGAATTAGCAAAAAATCCAAAAAGTCCTGCATTTCAAAAACAAATTCAAGAACTTGAACAATTAGCAAAAAAGTTTGAGAAAATTAAATCTAAACTTAATCCAAAAATGTCATCAAAACAATTTATGAATATTCTTAAACAAGTAGAAGAAATTTCTGAAAAAATGAGTAAGATTGGCGGTTATGCATCTCTATCATATTCTTCAGATACCCAGTCAGATGAAGCAACATCATTAATGACAACAATGTCAAAACTTGGTTCTGAAATTTCAAACAAGATTTTATTTTTTGATTTATGGTGGAAAACACAAGTTGATGATAAAAATGCAAAAAGGCTCATGAAAGATGCTGGAGAAATTACCGAATACCTATCTCATAAAAGACTATTTGCAAAATATGCACTTAGTGAACCTGAAGAAAGAATCATCAATACCTTGGATGTGACAGGAATTTCTGCACTAGTAAAACTGTATGACAAGATAACAAATTCTTTTGAATATAAAATGAAAGTTGGAAACAAATCAAAAATTATGACCAGAGAAGAACTAACAAACTATGTCAGAAGCACAAATCCAAAAATTCGAGAGACAGCATACAAAACAATTCTTTCAAAATATTCAGAAAATAAAGGAGTTGTTGGAGAGATTTATCAAAATATTGTTCTTAATTGGAAAGATGAAGGTATCGAGATTAGGGGATATAAATCTCCAATATCAATGAGTAATATTGGGAATGATGTAGATGACAAAACAATAGATTCCCTCCTCTCAGTATGTAAGAAAAATTCTCCAGTTTTTCAAAAATTCTTTGCTCAAAAAGCAAAGATGCTAAAAATGAAAAAACTTCGCAGATATGATTTGTATGCTCCATCTGCTGCTAACATTAAAGAGAAAAATTATTCATATGATAAATCAGTAAAATTAGTTTTTGAATCACTAGGAAAATTCAGCAGTACTCTAGAAGGATATGCAAGAAAAGTATTTGATGAAAATCACATAGATTCAGGAATAAGACAAGGAAAGCGAGATGGAGCATTTTGTAGTACTCTGACTCCAAAAATTACGCCATATGTCCTAGTAAATTTTACCGGTAAATCTAGAGACGTATTCACACTAGCCCATGAATTAGGTCATGCTGTTCATAGTCAAGCTGCACAAGATAGATCCATCCTTGTTCAAGATGCACCATTGCCCCTAGCTGAAACAGCATCAACTTTTTCAGAATTACTCCTGTATGATAATTTATCAAACAAAATTTCAGATGATGAGAAAAAAACCATGCTATCAGAAAAAATAGATGATCTATATGCAACAATTCTAAGACAATCATTTTTCACAATCTTTGAAGTCGATGTCCATAAACAAATCGGAGATGGAACTACAATAGATAAGATATCAAAAACATATTTGAATAACCTCAAAATGCAATTTGGGAATTCTGTAAGCTTGACAGATGATTTTGCAATAGAATGGAGTTGTATTCCTCATTTTTACCATACTCCGTTTTACTGCTATGCATATTCTTTTGGCAATTTACTAGCTTTGTCTTTATTTCAGAGATACAAAAAAGAAGGTAAAGACTTTGTTCCAGCATATATCAGCATTCTTGCAGCAGGAGGTTCTAAAAAACCAGAAAAATTACTTGCAGAATATGGATTTGACATTACCAGTCCCAAATTCTGGCAAGAAGGATTTGATTATGTCAAAAACCAAGTAAAGACATTATCATCATTAAACTAG
- a CDS encoding Lrp/AsnC ligand binding domain-containing protein, translated as MHKGFILLNCDLGAEEYIVDELKQMQDITNAYLTFGAYDVIAEIQTENQDGFEKVIATIRKLSRVVSTMTLNVIVPE; from the coding sequence ATGCACAAAGGATTCATTTTATTAAATTGTGACTTAGGGGCCGAAGAATACATTGTAGATGAATTAAAACAAATGCAAGATATTACCAACGCATATCTTACTTTTGGGGCATATGATGTAATTGCAGAGATTCAAACTGAAAATCAAGATGGATTTGAAAAAGTAATTGCAACCATTAGAAAACTTTCAAGAGTGGTCAGTACAATGACACTAAATGTCATAGTTCCCGAATAA
- a CDS encoding DsbA family protein has product MSSDEVSNQKVTVKKSTFNGLILGVIILVGIASFFAGSYTSNLNSDQISEQDLEKALSKLELKLLQNQLHTKQAVAPVKISADDDPIIGDSNAPITIIEFSDFQCPFCARFNSQTLPAILDEYIEQGKVKLVFRDFPIQSIHPNALPASVAAECANDQNKFKEMHDILFEKQSEWNKMETAAVLSLFSQYASKMNLDQEVFDSCLTSGKHIEEIKKDLEDGRDYGVTGTPGFFIGNDHIGFVELKGAQPFESFKKVIDAQLDA; this is encoded by the coding sequence ATGAGTTCTGATGAAGTTAGCAATCAAAAAGTTACAGTCAAAAAATCAACATTTAATGGATTGATTTTAGGAGTTATCATATTAGTAGGAATTGCTTCATTCTTTGCAGGATCATATACATCAAATTTAAATTCTGACCAAATTTCAGAGCAAGATCTTGAAAAGGCATTATCAAAATTAGAATTGAAACTCTTACAAAATCAATTACATACAAAACAAGCAGTAGCGCCAGTAAAAATTTCAGCAGATGATGATCCAATCATAGGAGATTCAAATGCACCTATCACAATAATAGAATTTTCAGATTTTCAATGTCCATTCTGTGCAAGATTCAACTCCCAAACATTACCCGCAATTCTTGATGAATATATTGAACAAGGCAAAGTGAAATTAGTTTTCAGAGATTTCCCCATTCAGAGTATTCATCCAAATGCATTACCAGCATCAGTTGCAGCAGAATGTGCAAATGATCAAAACAAATTCAAAGAAATGCATGACATATTGTTTGAAAAACAAAGTGAATGGAATAAAATGGAAACAGCAGCAGTATTATCATTGTTTAGTCAATATGCATCTAAGATGAATTTAGACCAAGAAGTATTTGACTCGTGTTTAACAAGTGGCAAACACATTGAAGAAATCAAAAAAGATCTTGAAGATGGAAGAGATTATGGAGTCACTGGAACGCCAGGATTTTTCATCGGTAATGATCATATAGGATTTGTAGAATTGAAAGGAGCCCAACCATTTGAGAGTTTCAAAAAAGTAATTGACGCTCAATTAGATGCATAA
- a CDS encoding DEAD/DEAH box helicase has protein sequence MTKFQDLGLSDDVLKGITDQGFEEAFPIQEAVIPVLLSGRDVVGQAHTGSGKTAAFALSMLEEIQPKQGIQGLIMAPTRELAMQITDEIKKFGKHTGIRIATVYGGQGMGIQLDALHRGVEIVVATPGRLIDHLKRGSIELRDISHIVLDEADTMLDMGFVDDISFILDLAPEQRVMSLFSATMPTEILRLSEEYLNNPKQFLLDADDLSGEGIDQSYLVIKDRDKFKYLIDFIKPIKGQIIVFCSTKYRTRDVAKFLHQEKYNAVAIEGDMSQHRREQSMGKFRSGKADILVATDVASRGIDVPRVELVVNYDVPNQEMAYFHRIGRTARAGAKGRAITFVSYSSVGDWNLVKRQIKVPITDLNKEMGIQISIPDPLKRQTPSRRYGGQSRSNYSRGGRSGGYGGSRRGGNPRDDRGGRRRNDREGNRNSYGGRSRW, from the coding sequence ATGACAAAATTTCAAGATTTAGGATTAAGCGACGATGTGCTGAAAGGAATTACTGATCAAGGTTTCGAAGAAGCATTTCCAATTCAAGAAGCAGTTATCCCAGTACTACTTTCAGGAAGAGATGTTGTAGGACAAGCACATACAGGTTCAGGAAAAACCGCAGCGTTTGCACTATCCATGTTAGAAGAGATTCAACCAAAACAAGGAATTCAAGGTTTGATCATGGCACCAACAAGAGAACTTGCTATGCAAATTACCGATGAAATCAAAAAATTTGGAAAACATACAGGAATCAGAATAGCTACAGTGTACGGCGGACAAGGAATGGGAATTCAATTAGATGCCTTGCACAGAGGAGTTGAAATTGTTGTTGCAACTCCAGGCAGATTAATTGACCATCTCAAAAGAGGTTCAATTGAACTGAGAGATATTTCTCACATTGTTCTTGATGAAGCAGATACCATGTTAGATATGGGATTCGTTGATGATATTTCATTTATTTTAGATTTAGCACCCGAACAAAGAGTAATGTCATTGTTTTCTGCAACAATGCCAACAGAGATTTTAAGACTTTCAGAAGAATATTTGAATAATCCAAAACAATTCTTGTTAGATGCAGATGATCTCAGTGGTGAAGGAATTGACCAATCATATTTAGTAATCAAAGACAGAGACAAATTCAAGTATCTGATTGACTTTATCAAGCCAATTAAAGGACAAATTATTGTATTTTGTTCAACTAAATATAGAACTAGAGATGTTGCAAAGTTTCTCCATCAAGAAAAATACAATGCAGTAGCTATTGAAGGAGACATGTCACAACACAGAAGAGAGCAATCCATGGGTAAATTTAGAAGCGGTAAAGCAGACATTCTTGTTGCAACAGATGTAGCATCAAGAGGAATTGATGTACCAAGAGTAGAACTAGTAGTAAATTACGATGTACCAAATCAAGAAATGGCATACTTCCACAGAATTGGAAGAACTGCAAGAGCAGGTGCAAAAGGAAGAGCAATAACATTTGTTTCATATTCATCAGTAGGAGATTGGAATCTAGTCAAACGTCAAATCAAAGTTCCAATTACCGATTTAAATAAAGAAATGGGAATTCAAATCTCAATTCCAGACCCACTAAAAAGACAAACACCTTCAAGAAGATATGGCGGACAATCAAGATCCAACTATTCCAGAGGAGGACGTTCTGGTGGATATGGAGGTTCTAGAAGAGGAGGAAATCCAAGAGACGACAGAGGGGGTAGAAGAAGAAATGATAGAGAAGGAAATAGAAACAGCTACGGCGGACGTAGTAGATGGTAA